The DNA segment GCGAAGCCAGCGTCGCGATCACCTCGTTGGCGTTCATGTTCGACGAGGTGCCCGAGCCGGTCTGGAAGACGTCGACCGGGAACTGGTCGTCGTAACCGCCGCCGGCCACGTGCGCCGCGGCCGTGGCGATGGCGTCGGCGAGATCCTTCTCCAGCACGCCGAGGCTCGCGTTGGCCTGCGCGGCGGCGCCCTTGATCCGGGCCAGCGCGCGGATGTGCGCCGGCTCCAGCCCTCGCCCGGAGATCGGGAAGTTCTCCACCGCCCGCTGGGTCTGGGCACGCCAGAGAGCGTCGGCGGGCACTCGTACCTCGCCCATGGTGTCGCGTTCGATCCGGAAGCCACTCTCGTCAGTCGTCACGGTTTCATCCTCTCTCTCCCATTCACGGGACGCCCGTCGATCGTGGTGATCCCCATGCGGTCGAATAGCTCACAGGCCTCCGCCCGCAGCCTGACCGCCTCAGGATCGTCGTGGTCCAGGCAGGCGGCCAGCCCGGCCTTGGCGTTCGCTATCCCGTACGGGAGACGCGCCGCCGTTCCGGCCCGGAGCGCTTGCTCGAACATCGCCCGGGCCGCCCGAACGTCACCGGAGACGAGCAGGGTGGATGCGTACTCGTTGCGGAACTCCACTTCGTGCAGGGCGTCGCGGGCCGGGATCGTGAAGTCCAGCGACCGGCGATGCTCGGCCTCGGCCTCCGCGTACCGGCCCAGGGCCCGTAGCAGAACGGCCCGGTCGTTGTACGCGTCCGCCAGAACCGAAGGCAACCCGCTCCGCCGGGCGAGGCGGGTCGCGTGGTCGACGTAGTGCAGCGCCCGTTCAGCCGTGATCTCACCGAGCACGAACCGGAGGCGCCCGACGGCCAGCAGCGAGCCCGCGATCATCCCGGGATCCCTCAGGTCGGTCCCCCGGATCAACCGGATCCGGGCGTATCGCAGGGCCTCGCCCGTCCGGCCCATCCGATGCAGCACCACGGAGAGCGTGGCCAGGGCGGGGGCCGGGTTGCGCATGCGCATCCGGTGCACCGCGGCCTTCCGGAAGAAGGTCAGCGCGGCTTCGAGGCTCTCGGGGAACCGGCCCTGCTGCCGGTAGATCATCGCCAGGTTGGAGTAGACGTTCGCGGACTTGCCCACGTCCTCGAGCGGCTGCGCGGACAGCAGCAGGAACCGCTCGGCCTTCTCGTGCTCGCCGGCCCGGGCGTACGCCGACGCGAGGTAGTTGGCGGTGACGGCCGCCCCGAACCGGTCACCGGCCGGCTCGACCTTGGACATCGCCAGCAGATGCAGGTCCCGGACGTCATCCATGTAGGCCCGGCTGAAGAGCCCGGCCCAGGCCGCCCGCGGAATCTGCCACGCGTAGTCGAGGCGGCCCACCCCCGCCGCCGCCTCCACGAAGGCCGCGAGGTCCGGCCGCTGCTGCTCCAGCCGGGCGATCGGATCGCTCAGCGCGGCCAGCAGATCCGGCCGCCCGGGCTTGCGGTCCCCCAGATCGTCGAGCAACGACTCCATGAACCCCGGCGACGTCGTCGCCACCAGGGCGTGCAACTGCAGGTCGAGAGCCTGGACGAGCGCCTCGATCCGCTCCAGCGCCGGAAGCTCGCCGGCCAGCGCCCCGGCGTACTGCCGCAGCAGGTCGTGCAGCCGGAACACCCCCGGCTCCGGCTCGTCGACGAGGTGCACGTCGACCAGATCGTCGAGCACCTCGGCCGCCTCGTCCGCGCTGATCCCGGCGAGGGCGGCCACCGCGAGCGCGTCGAAACGCGCGCCCGGATACACGCCGAGCAGCCGGAAGACCCGTCGTGGCAGCTCCGGCAGCTGCTGATAGGTCAGCGAGAACGCGCCGGTCACCGTCCGGTCCTCGGCGGTCAGCTCGGGCAGGGCCGTCCCGCCCATCCGGTTCAGCAGGTCGGCGACCCGCCAGCGCGGCCGGTGCACCAGGCGGGCGCCGGCCAGCCGGACCGCGAGGGGCAGGCCGCCACAGCGCCGGACCACCTCGGCGGCAGCCTCCGGTTCGGCGGCCACCCGATCGCCGGCGATCCGTTCCAGCAGTTCCACCGCCTCGTCGGCGTCGAGCAGCGGCAGCGACTCGACGCGCACGCCGTCGACCCCGGCGAGGCGACGGCGGGTGGTGACGAGCGTGAGACTGCCCGGTGAGGAGGGCAGCAGGTCGTTGATCTGCGCGCTGGAGGCGGCGTTGTCGAGGATCACCAGCAGCCGGCGGCGGGCCACCTCGGTACGCCAGAACCCGATCCGGTCGACCGGTTCGAGCGGGATGTCGGCGGCCGCGACGCCGAGCTGGCGCAGCAGCACGATCAGTGCGGCGGCCGGCTCGACCGGCGGCTGGTCGCTGTATCCGCGCAGGTCGACGTAGAGGTGCGCGTCCGGGAACCGGTCACCGACCCGGGCCGCGAGGTGCAGCGCCAGGGTGGTCTTGCCGCTGCCGGCCATCCCGTCGATGACCAGCACGGCCGGGTCAGCCGCCGCGATCCGGCCGAGCAGACGGCCGACGAGCGCCTCCCGGCCGGTGAAGTCGCCGACCGTGCGCGGCAGACAGCGGACGGCCCGGCTCGCCACCGGGCGGTTCTCACCGGCCAGCATGCTGCGGTGCAGCTCCTGCAGCTCCGGGCCGGGCTCGATGCCGAGCTCGTCGCGCAGCACGTCACGGGTCCGGCGGAACTCGGCGAGCGCGTCGGCCTGCCGCCCGGATCGGTAGAGCGCTGTCATCAGCTGGCCGCGCAGCCGCTCGCGCAGCGGGAACCGGTCCACCCATCCGGCCAGCTCACCGAGCAGCTCCCGAGCCTGCCCGGCGTCCAGTTCGAGGTCGGCCCAGTCCTCCACCGCGGCGGCGTGCCGGTCGTCGAGCACGGCGGCGGCCGCCCGCACCGCCGGCGCGTCGATCTCCGGGCAGACCGGCCCTCTCCAGAGATCGAGGGCTCCGCGGTACGAGGACCGGGCGGTCCCCGGGTCGGCGGCGGTCTTCGCCTGTTCCACCAGCCGCAGGAAGACGGTGGCGTCCAGCTCGTCCTCGCCCGGCCGGATCCGGTAGCCCGCCGGGTCGCTGTGGATGGCGCCGGCCGGCAGCACCCGGCGCAGGCGGGAGACGCAGGTCTGCAGCTGGCCGCGGGCGGTGGCCGGCGGGTCGGCGCCCCAGACCGCCTCGGTGAGCTCGGCCACTCCGACGACGCGGCCGGGTCGCAGGAGCAGCATCGCGAGCACGATGCGGTCGCGAGTCGCCGTGATCGCCACCGTCCGCTCGCCTTCGGTCACGGAGAGTGGCCCAAGGATGCGGTAGCGCAACGTGATTCACCCGTCCCCGTGTGCCGTACCGGGAGCCTAACCGAGTGTCAGGAGTGGAACGACAGTGAAATGAGAGCGGTCCGGCGCACGCTTCTCCCCAGCGCCGCTCCGCCGCTTGAGCGCCCCTTACGC comes from the Actinoplanes sp. OR16 genome and includes:
- a CDS encoding BTAD domain-containing putative transcriptional regulator encodes the protein MTEGERTVAITATRDRIVLAMLLLRPGRVVGVAELTEAVWGADPPATARGQLQTCVSRLRRVLPAGAIHSDPAGYRIRPGEDELDATVFLRLVEQAKTAADPGTARSSYRGALDLWRGPVCPEIDAPAVRAAAAVLDDRHAAAVEDWADLELDAGQARELLGELAGWVDRFPLRERLRGQLMTALYRSGRQADALAEFRRTRDVLRDELGIEPGPELQELHRSMLAGENRPVASRAVRCLPRTVGDFTGREALVGRLLGRIAAADPAVLVIDGMAGSGKTTLALHLAARVGDRFPDAHLYVDLRGYSDQPPVEPAAALIVLLRQLGVAAADIPLEPVDRIGFWRTEVARRRLLVILDNAASSAQINDLLPSSPGSLTLVTTRRRLAGVDGVRVESLPLLDADEAVELLERIAGDRVAAEPEAAAEVVRRCGGLPLAVRLAGARLVHRPRWRVADLLNRMGGTALPELTAEDRTVTGAFSLTYQQLPELPRRVFRLLGVYPGARFDALAVAALAGISADEAAEVLDDLVDVHLVDEPEPGVFRLHDLLRQYAGALAGELPALERIEALVQALDLQLHALVATTSPGFMESLLDDLGDRKPGRPDLLAALSDPIARLEQQRPDLAAFVEAAAGVGRLDYAWQIPRAAWAGLFSRAYMDDVRDLHLLAMSKVEPAGDRFGAAVTANYLASAYARAGEHEKAERFLLLSAQPLEDVGKSANVYSNLAMIYRQQGRFPESLEAALTFFRKAAVHRMRMRNPAPALATLSVVLHRMGRTGEALRYARIRLIRGTDLRDPGMIAGSLLAVGRLRFVLGEITAERALHYVDHATRLARRSGLPSVLADAYNDRAVLLRALGRYAEAEAEHRRSLDFTIPARDALHEVEFRNEYASTLLVSGDVRAARAMFEQALRAGTAARLPYGIANAKAGLAACLDHDDPEAVRLRAEACELFDRMGITTIDGRPVNGRERMKP